The genomic stretch TCCACCTAGAAATGTCTCCCCATAGTATATTCACCTGTCGAAAGAGAAGAGCATcgcccacctcctcctccagcagTCTTCTTTTGGCTCTTTGGAAAGGACAGCTCTTTTTCATAATTTACATTCCAGTGGATCCTCTCAACAACTCTGTGGAGAAGGGTATTATTCCCACTGTCAGATGGGAAAATAGAGGCTCAGCCAAGTTAAGAAACTAACTCAGGGTCTGATGCACAGAGAGAGGCAGTGCTGGAACTGGAGCCACAGCTTGGTCTTTTATCTGATCTCTTCAACCAACAGCACAGGAGAAGCAGGTGGATGGGCTGAGAGCGGGGAAGGTGGAGGTTGGCCATGCTTGGAACTGTGGAACCTGATTCTAAGCACCCCGGGAAGAAAAGCACTTCTGGTGCGTTTCCTCCCAGCTCACCACCTCAGGTCCTGGGCTGAGGAGCTAGCGCCTACAGAGCCATGGTAGGTGGAGGTCACCTGGAGGGATGTTGTACCTGTATCCAAAGAATCCAAAGATGGAGGCTTATCCCTCCCCAAACTCCAGAAAACTCTGCTCTGTAGCAAGGAGAAGGAGCCAGAATGTAACACAGGGACATGTCATCTGGGTTGGACAACTTCCACTAAGCCAGCTGGGCATACTCCAGAGATGCCAAGCTGCTCTGCTGTTTCCTGGGGCCTGTGGGCCACTGggattttctcttcctcctccaggaaaAGGACAGAGTGAACAGCCCCACAGGTTACCTGGTGAGCACCCTGGGGTAGTTCTACTCTACCTAGAGTCCAGTGGGATAATACATGTCCAACCTTTAGCACAGCACTTGGTGCGTAGGAAGTCCTCAGCAGCTTAGTGGTTTTGTTATTGATGTGGGACTTGAAAGAAGACTGAGATCCTCCAGGAAGCTTCCCTACCCCACCCTATCCTTCCCACTTATCCCCAAACTCTGATTTAGGTGCCTTCCTATCAGAATGAACCATGATCATGACACCAGTCCCAGTGCATTGAAATCATCTGTTTATGTGTCTGCTTCCCTGACAGAGTGTAAGATCTTCAAGGACTGTGTGTTGTTCATCTTTGGACTGTGaccaccccacccccatgctGAACATTACCTGGCTTAATAGTTTTGCTAAAttcatggatgaatgaatgagatgtGAAGAAGCTCTGGATAATGCCAAGTTGCAAGGGAAAGCCAAGAACTGAGGGGAACTTTTGGGAGGCATGAAATGGAAGGCCAAaaaaggtggggagagggaggaagaaatgtttttttctcagGCATGAAACTGCCTAGACTAGGTTACAGAAATGATGCTACTAGATGGAGATTTGCCAGAATCCAGGGAAAAAGAGAGGATGTGGCAAGTGGCATTGTGGATCAAGCGATTTTTGGGGTACCATCTTGCCTGCTCAGGGCCTATCGGTGAGAATGTGACCGTATTGGAAGAACCTGACCATCCACCAGCTTTCTGCCAAGGGAGGGAACATGGTCAATCTAGTTACAGACAAAAGAGGGAGCTGGCTTTGCAGGAGCGATTTCTGAGAGATGAGGCCAAGCGAGATTCCCACTCCTAGGCTGGGCAGCAGGAAGAGTCATTCATCTCATTAGGAACTTGGTACCAAGGCACATGTCAACAGGAAGAGAGAAGGCTCTCGGTTACAGTTCTCAAAGGAGGCACTTCTGTCTctccttggccaggctggagtttaggAATCATTGGTGGTCTTTGACATCTCAGATGTGAAAGAAAGGCTAAGGAGCTGGCAGTCAGGGGATGACAGAGCCAAGCAGAGGAATGGGGGCATTGAGGGTTGAAAGGACAGGGTGCCCGCAGCCCAGGGCTGGCCTGGCAGTTCAGTTAGTACAGGTTGGGGCTCTGCTCAGGGGTCGTGGGGCCTTTCCCTCACCATTAGCCTTCAGcgtttgtttgcttcttttggACACATTCATTTCCTTTAAAGCGTTCCCGTGACCTGGTCCCATACTGTCTCTCCGACTTCATCTCCTCTTGTCAACTCCCTTCCTTTCCAGCCACTCTGCCTCCATGTTACTCCTCGAACTTCCAAGAACACCATCATCCCCTGAGGACCTTTGCACCTGGACAGCTCTTCCTCAGATGGCCACGTGGTCCATCCTGTCACTTCCCGGGCCTGTGCTGAAAGACCCCTCCCTGTGAAGCCGTCCCAGATCACCCGTATGTGATTGTAATCCCCTTCTCCCAATGctagccattctccttcctctgttGTATTTTTCTCCATATCACAATGGGACACAACACatatttgcttctttgtttttcatctgtTTCTACCCTGGAGAAGGTAAGCTGTGACAATGCAGGactttttgttcactgctataacCCCGGTGCCTAGAACATGTTGCACATGGCAGGCCCTTgacacatatttaaataaataaacgaagCAATTAACCTTTCTGCAGGACCTTCCACGGATCGGCGGGATCTGAATTCTCAGCTCTGCCCTTCCTGGAGGTATGAGCTTGGACAAGTCACGAACCTCTTTaggcctctgtttccttatccGAAGGGGAGACTGTTGGACTAAATGGCATCTTAAGGTCTCTTATGACTAAAATTTAGGGGGAATCACCCAAGGAGGTGGGACCTTGAGGTAAGGGCCCTGATGTCCATGATTCTCTCACAGAATTAAAGCCCTGCATCCCATTAAAGCCCTGCATGTCAATTCTGCCCCCAGACCAGGCCTGGGCAGAAGCAGGGCCACCAGCCCTGCAGCTGGAAGCTAAGAACTAGCCAGAAGACTGAGATCAAGGACTGATGACCAAGATGAAGGGAAAGAGATGGACGGGGCAGAACTGGGGCTGCTGCGTTTTATTTCAATCCCTGATAAGGATCAGGAAGCAGGCAACAGCCCGATGACACATTAATTAACTTTGCAGATGATACTGGATCAGGAAGATGtcccatccacccatctcagcgAGAGAGATGGGACAAAAGGACCTGAGGAGGGGTCAGGAATTAGGCCAGGAAATGACAACAATGAACTTTGGCTGTGGCCAAGAGGAAAAAGGACTCATGTTTTCTCGAGTGGATTAGCGGGTAGGGTGGAGAGGATCTATTTTCAGAACACAGATATGCAGTGGATGGtaggggctgggagtggtggcagggaCTGCGAGGTCCCCTGGCTGTTTGAATTGATGTACTGATCCCCAGTGGAGACAGAGCCTGTTTTCTTGCCACTGTGTTTGGAGGATGGGGACAGGGGTAAGGGACCTGGAAGATAAATGACATTGATGGAGCACCCACCATGAACCAGGCACCATACACAGTATCTCATTTAAACTCCGCAACAGCAATGATAAGACAAGAGGAAATAATGGATCAGATAGACTAAGAACTTGCTGAGAGTCAAACTGCCAGAaagtggcagagttgagattCAGATGTAGGAGGGAGGTGATGGTCCCAAAGTGGGTTAAGGGCCCCAGGAGAAAAACTAGAGTAGCTGCTGGGTTATCAAACTGCCTCTTTATTTTTAGGACTGAAACCTAACTAAGTAACAAGTACCCAAAAGAAGGCTTTCATTAGCACCCTGGGGTTCCATGGGTACTGGAAGTTTTCTTCTGTCCTTCCTGCTGGACCAACCTGACCTTCCTAAGCAGTGCAGAGAAAGGAATGGGGAGGAATGGAAGACTGTCAGGCATCTGGACAACGTGGAAGGGTGACGCTAAGGAAAAAAGTGTGAGAGCTCTTGCAGCCTGTTGTGGAAAAGATACCAAAGGGCCCAAAGCCTCAGTTCTGTTCTGGCCACTAACCTCTCTCTCTTTGGTGAGAACAGGGTACTGACAGATTCTAGGTGAGTGAATGGCCACCCCTGGGGTGAGCCATTTCAAGGAATACAGGCCCACAGACAAGGGTAACTTCCACTGAAGAGGGCTTGGGGTGTCCCCAGACTCAAGGGTGACAGACATCTCTATTCCTCCAGGGAGCTGAGAGCTGGAGGCATTCCTGAGACTCTAGCTAGGAACTCAGTGGGTGACCCAAAAGGGAATCCCAAGCAACAAATCTATCATTGAGCAGTCTGTTTCTGGTTGGGTCATGATGCCACAACAAAAGACCCAAGCAGAGAAGGCCGCAGGCCGTGGGCAGGTCTGGTGGAAAGGGCCAACCCAAAGGACAGCCATCATGTTCCAAGCAGCATGAGCAGGGCTCAGCTCAGGGGCACCATCAGAGCAAGGATAGGATTGGAGGGTGTGGAACCCCAGAGTTCCCCTGGAATGGGATGAAGGAGGGGTTGATAGGAGTAGCACGGGGTACCTAGGGGCCTGAGAAAACACTTCTGAGGCCCAGAGCAAGGGCCTTCCTCATCCAGGGACCCTGGGTCTCGGTAAACCAGAGAAGCCACACATGTCCTGAGAGAATGCACTGGGGGCCTCCCTGGAGGAGGCAAGACCCAGAAGCAGGTAGGCAGTATGAAAGAAGCTGTATGGAATCACAGTCTGGCGCCCACCCAGCCTAGAAGTTAGAACATTTTTGTTAACATTCTTCTTGTTTGCAGCTCTGTAGCCATGTTCTGTTTGCATTAGCTCCCTGGTAAAATTGCTCAGAAAACATCCTTCTAGGCATCTGTGTGTTTGCTAGAGGGGAAGAAATAGTGTTCCCAGCCTGGGGTCAGAGGCTGCTGGAAGCCAGGAGAGGTGGTGGCAGGAACTGCCCCAATTCCAGGCTAGAGAGGAACCAGCTGTGACGGGGATGGGGACTCTTCTGGAGCAGGAATAGTCAGGGCCTGGTCCTATCCTGCCTGGGCATGGACACGTCAGAGGCTTTACTGCAAATAGGGGAAAGCTTCATGACACTATCTCCCACCCTGGCCTACTCCTGCTCACATGGGGCTGTGAAAatgatcaatttaaaaaaatattagagaTGGAGTTGATGGAAACATTCAAGCCAAAAGAATAGTGACACTCCAGAGCTGACATGCTGGGAGAAGGCTCCAGGGCCAGGGGCTCTCCTGGCCTCTGCGGATGTCTGACCAGTGAGTGAGACTGTGTGGTCCATGGGGCTGAACCAGGGACTGCTCTGATCAAGggccttcttccctttcctctggaGAACCCTCTCCTCTCCGCACAAAGAATGGTTATTCTGGAAAGAACCCCTTGGGATAGATCTGAGACTATGacctatttttaaaactccatggCACCTTTTAGACAGTCAGTTATTTCCCCTTTGTCCTTAAGATTTTGCCAGTATGATTTCTAGCTCTTGGGACACACAGAAGCCTCCTGCTTTCCTCAGGCTTATTGTTCCAGAACACCAGGTAAGCCAATCAGGGGCAGGAAAAGGCAGCTCACAACCCCCTCATCTATGACAAGCAAATTATGGATTAGCAAAAGGAGATCAATAACAACTGGTCATGAGCTATTACTTTCATTCACCAGAATCCACCTTGCTATTCTTTTTGATATGCTTGTGAATACAGACACACTTGCACACTCGCCACTACCACttccaccacacaccacacaaaaacATATACCATGCCTTGCCCCATGTTCTCTCCAAGTGATTCACTTACACTCAACCCCAGTTCACCAAGTACAATTTTGCAAAGAGTCATCGCTTTCAGTACACCACTcccaaggtgtgtgtgtgtgtgcacgtgcacgcgcgcgtgtgtgtgGGGCATCCTTTCATTCATCCCCAAACACCCCAGGGGTTCTTGGAAGGAGCTATGCCTCTAACCCTTCCATACTTTGATGCCTGATTTTGCCCCAGGGCCCAGGGCCTGTTCATTGCAAAACCTCTACTGATTCCCTCCCATGATAGCCCCATCTAGGCCTTCCCTCCACCTTCTCCCTACTTCATCCCTGAGTTTCAGGGTTGAGTCTCCTCTCCCCATATTTACAAAACCCAGGCGGGTTGGGTAGCTGGTGTGATGCTATCTGGGACAGTCTTATCTAGCTACAAAGTGTGAATCAGTGATTACACCACACAGGGTTGGTGCCAGCCAGGCGGACTGCCATATTGCCAAGTAACCCAGTGGTTGAACCAGGTTGGGTTGAGTAATATCCACCAATGGATAGTGAGTTTGTTAATCATGCAGCATAGTACACTGCTGATGAAAGTGTAACACCGAAGGCCTGGTTTGATTGGAGAAGGTGCAGGTGGGGCTGGATGCTGACTATGAAGACACTCAGGGACAGTATCTTCCTCCCATACTACTCACTTGAGAAACATAGAAATCTGGAAGGAAACATCTAGTTTAGCAAAGAGATGGACTATATGCTCAATTGTCAGGACCTTTCTGCCATCTTGGATTCCCTCTGTTAAAAAGGAAGGATACTTCTATGAGGCTATTGAAGCCTCAGTCTGAAATTTAAGTTTCATGAAGTAAGAGAAGGGAATTCATGATGGCAGCCGGTGACCTAAAATTGTGTGGGTGGGAAAATTTAAGATTCCATACTGCATTCTCCTTCTTCATCTCTCACTTCAAAAACATTCTTTTCTAGGGCCACAGCCTACCTCCTCCACCCAGGTCTGGCCTCAACTTCTTGGTAACTATAGCCAACCAGAAATACCACCCATATTTTTCTCTGTGGTGGGCCTGCCTTGGGGGTGCCGAAGAGCAGTTTCTGAGCAGGGACACGGCATTTCTGTTGCTTTGTGGCTGACCTGGTTTGCACCTCAGGGTCTGAGACACAGACCCCAGTCACAATCTGGTGGGGCATTTACATAGCACAGCATTATACACCAGGCCCCTAAACCTGGATGAGGCAGATCACATGTGAAATGAACTGCAGAGGAACCCAGGTGAGTTTTTTTTTAGAGGGCaggcaggaagaaggggaggCAGCAAGGAATGACTTGTCCAAAGACAGCTCTAGAATAAGCCTCAAGGGATAAAGTCTTCTAAGGACTATGGGGAACAAGGTGAGGGGTGCAAAATAGAGACGCAGACACAAGAAGGAAGTGGAGGATACATTTTCCTCAAGAGAAATGGAGACAGCTCTAGGGCTGGCAAATAAACTAAGTTAAGGAGGAGGAATGTTCTAGGAAAGACAGCTTGGAGGATAGGAGAAGCATTGCTTTTATGGGAGGTAGAAATCATAAGGTACGGCAGTTTGAGGCTATGCAAACATTCCCCGTGTGTTCTCCAAATCccaaatattctttcttcctttcaaggCATTGGATCCCTGGGTCATTCATAGGCGCTGGTTTTCAGTGAGGTTCACCTTTACCAGGCAGCTCCAAATAGTGAGGCCTAGAGGAATCCAGTCCAAGCGGGATTAAAGTTGTAGAagtttaaaatctgattttttccAGTGATCTGACCACAGAAGAGCTGCCAATCTCTCTGGTCATCTTGCCAACCCTGAAGAACCTTGGTCAAGTCTCCACCTGCTTTTCAGGCTTCGAAAGCTTTGGCAAGAGAACTACTCAGTGTGGCTGACAGGCCCTCCAGTGTCCTGTTCTGGCGTTCCCTAGGACTGTCTCTAGAGCAACTGTTAATAAACCAGGAGATCTCCTCCTTTCTACCCCCAAATATCcattggaaactggaaagaaggttctAGAAGATTCCCAGTCACCAGCCCTGACTCCCATGAATTTACCTAACCCGTCCGCCTAACCCCTCTGGCAGTGTGAGGCTTACAGAAGGGTGGAGGGAAAGCCTATTTTCCTGGTACCACAGTAAACACTAAAAACTATTTGAAACACCAGAACCTTGCACAAAATTCTGACCTGCTTCCAATAACACCAAGTTCCACATTTCCACTTTGAGAGTTTTCAGAGGAAGAATGGCACAACCAGGCGTAACAACCTATCAAACAAATCACCAGCCAAAAACAAACCAAGACAAAAACCAGGCCAAACTAAAGCTTTATgctataaaaacaagaaataaaataaggagaTTTATAGGCCGGCTGATTGTCAGCAAACACaatatatttactgtattagcATTTGCTCACAGTGCAAATGGTACAACATTACACCATTTCAATATTTcggtttttaaaaatgctgttttcattaACTATATTATATTGGCATTACAATATGACAAAGGAGCAAATGAAATGTTGGTGAAGAATTTCACCTTTTCACAATATCAAgcatattttttttaaccttagtaTAAGGTACTATAAatccaagaaataaaaacatccaCAAAATATATTACATCTGGTTTGTCTTTTTTCTAAGTACTCAACTTTATACAAAAGTCTTTCAAAAAATATCATTCCCCATAGGTTTTCCTGTTtaaaacctgattttttttctctcagttcaCATAAGTTAGAGtgcattttcttttgttgctttttttttttttaaaacatgcagaCATATAAAAAATCTGGATAGCACAACCTTTTGGCaacaaagttatttttctcttagtTTAGCTTAATGTCTGAGAacagttttattaaaacaaaggaaaactcaATTATCATGCAGTGACATGCATATACCAGAAGGAGcgaggaaaaaatattaaagggtaTCTGATTCCTCCTTCTAGCTTGGAAGTGAccaaaatttttgcttttttaataatCATCACATTATAAAAAGTATTCAGCAAAATACTGTCTCTGCAAAGAAAGATTTTACCCTTCAGCTGAAAAAATATGGGCCCTCCTGGCAAACTTcatcttcttctctctccttctacaAAAAGTCCAAGTACCTGGATATTCACAACCCCCTGCTCTTCGATTTCCCCCCTTTTCACTAGAGTCCTTTTAGTATTATTTATCCACcaccaaaaatcaaaacaaaacaaaacaaaaatggtacttcttttccttaaaaaaaaaaaaaaaaaaagtggaaaacgCATAAAGTGACTTTAAAAACAGACATTCTGTAAACTCCAGACCTTTGTTCCTTCTCTCTGGGCAGCTTACTGACCACAGGAGAAATAACGCTAACAGGAACAGTACATTCAGTCAAGACCGCGCTGGAAGCTGTGGCAGAGAGCAACCTTCCCTACTACTCCACTTCTAAGGAGCCACCCTGTGCGAGAAGGGTTGGCAGGACAGCTGGGAAAGAGGGGTGCCTGAGAAGAGGTGAGGTAGGGTGGGGAGAAGGTGAGACTGGGTATGGAAAGGAGACACCTCATTCATCAACATGGATTCATGAAAAAATCCTCATATCTTTGAGGAAATTTTGGACAGAGACgcgtatatgtgtatacacacatatctgtacatatatgtgtatatgtgtacacatgtacacTCACGTATATGTACGGATATGTGTGTATCTACATCCACACACATAACACACGTATGTAGATATAATCTCATCAGTTAACATTTTcgtaaaaaataaatcatttaaagcTGTATACGCCTACAAATTCTCTTTATTCCGGTGCACTGCACTGGATAACCAAGTACCTTAGAGATTTTATTTTGCTAGGAATACATATTGTGTGTAtgttatgtgtatgtatgcatgtgcatttttatacacatgcatgcatatacatacacatacataaacacacacaccatatacatatatttaaattctaTCTGTTGTGTTGGTGAtgacaaagggcaaaagcagagcCAGCTTCCCCATGATGGTGGGAAGGAGAAATTGCTATGTAATTGAGAGAAGACACAAAGCTGGAGTGGCTGGTTGAAGCCTGCCTTTCTGGGAAAAGATTTTGAAAGAGATAGGAGAAGGTTTagaggggagaaggggaagaagggggagggcagagggcaAACTCAGGAACGTGGATTTCTTAGAGTGGGGCTaggaaaatacacatatattttaaaaggcagattCAGCGATGGCTGCTCTTTCTCCCCACAGATCAAACTGCCCTGAGGCCTAAGAGGGAAGCGCTCAGAAAAGGAGGGGTTCTGAGGGGCCAAACCCGAAGCGGCGGCAGCAGCACCGCGTCGGCGGCATCCGAGGCATTTCTCTAAGAAACATGATTTCAGAGCGGATGGAAGACCACCTCTTCCAGCCACGTGCGGACCCCCAGCCTGGGATATCTTCCAGCGGCTTGGGGACCCGAGGTGGGGAAGAGTTTGGGGTAAACACAGCCCAGTTCAGCTCAAGAGTCTTACACACACACGcttgcgcgcgcacacacacactcacacacgcacatacacacacacgcgagCACGCACACACTCGCGCGCAACCCCGCACGCAGGCGCGCGTGCGTGCGGCGGGCAGCAAGCTCTGCGCTTTGGTGCGCTCCTTACCCCCTCCCCCTCTCGAGTCTTCGAGGGGGTACAGAGGGAGACGTGGGGGAAACAATGAGGTGTTTGGGTCGGGCGAGGGTTGAATGGGCTCCGCCTTCAGTCCCTTGCAGGTCCTTGGCGCGGCCCGGCGGCCCCTGGATCAAGGCGATCCGAACTGAACAAAGCGGGCTAGACGCCACCTTTCCGCCCCCACGCCTTGGCTCAGTGGGGGACCGCGAGGGGAAGGCGCGTCCAGCCCTGGCCCCTGACCGCTAGCCGGCGTGAAAGGTTGGGAACCCGGGGCATCGAAGGGGAGCAAGGGGCCGCACGTCCATGGAGAGGCCAGGGCGCGGCCCCTGCGCCTCCGTGGCTGGCTTTCCCGCTGCTTTCAGGCTAGCAGCCGGGAGGCACTGGAGGGGAAAAGTGGGGATCTGGGGGCCCGATCCTCAGGCGCAGGTGGTGACCACTGGGGCCAGCGACACCGGGGGCGCTGAGGATGCAGAGGGTGCACCTCCCTTCTCCGCCTTCTTCTCCTTTTGCTTGAGGTGGATCTTGGCGTGGCGCTTGCGCTCGTCGCTGCGCGCAAACTTGCGACCGCAGAACTCGCAGGCAAAGGGCTTCTCGCCCGTATGAGTGCGGATGTGAGTGGTGAGGTGGTCGCTGCGGCTGAAGCTCCGCATGCAGATTCGGCACTGGAAAGGCTTGTGGCCAGTGTGGATGCGCAGGTGCCGGGTCAGCTCGTCCGAACGGCTGAAACGGCGGTCGCAGCCCTCCGCCGGGCACGCGTGGGGCCGTTCGTGGAGCGGGGTCTTGCTAGGCCGGTTGGGGTACTTGCGGGGCCGGATGGGCTTGAGGGTGAGCGGCGGCTGGGGCAGGCTGCCAAAGCCCGGGTGGATCTGCTTGTCTTTGAATGCCTTGATGGTCTCCAGAGGGGTAATAGGGGGCGGGTTGACCCGGATGGGGTCCATACCCTGAAAGGGCTTGTGCTCCGGAATAGAGCCCATGTCGTTGGGGTGGTGGTACAGGTTGTAGTCAGGAATCATGGGGAAGAGATTGCTGTCCAACGCCGGCTTGGCCGATTGGTAATCCTGGGGGGAATAGGCGAGCCCGGGGTTGCCCTGCGGATCGTGGAAAGACACGGGCTCTGAGTAGAGGTCGCCGCAGTTGGAGTAGGGGGGTAGCGCCGGATACATGGCCTCCACGTCACCCTGCGGTGGCTGCACCATGCTGGCAGTGGACGTCTGCGTGCTGAGCGCCCCTGAAGCCGGGGGCACCCCCAAGATGCCGGCGCTCATGAGGCTAATGATGTTGTCCTGGCACCAGTTGGAAGGGGAGTCGAAGGCGAACTTTCCCAAGTAGGTCACGGTCTTGTTGCCGGGGGCTGGCTGGAAGGAGCCGGAGTAAGAGAGTTCCGGGTTGGGCTTCTCGTTGGTCAGACCGATGTCCATTACATTCTCTGCGGAGAGcgggggagagaggggaggggtgaGTGAAGCCGAGCCGGCTCCGGGCCACGGGGCCCAGGTCCTTGCCCAGGTGCGGAGGGTGCGGCCGGGTGGAGTGCGTAGCGCATGGGGTAAGAGGAACGCTGAGCCCGGCGCAAAGCGGGCGGTGCCGCGCTCCCCGGCGCAACCTGGATATAGCAAAATACTACGGATCCGGGTGTGGAGTGGCTGCTGCACACACACCGCACAAGCCGCGCACACACTCACGtaccacacacacacgcgcgcgcgcgcgagAAGCATTGTTGTTCTTCCCGAGGTGGGGCGGGCAGGTAGCTGCAGCTACAGGTAGTTTCAGACCCGGAGCGCGCTGGGCTCTCGCTCTCCACCGCACACAACTCGGCCTCTTCCCTTGGCCCTGTCCGCTCCAGGACGCCGCGCCTTTCCCTCCCCGGCGATGCCCCCCACGCGCGCTGCTCCCGGGTCGCCGACCCAGAGCGCTCCGACGCTTTGTCCTCGGAGCGTAGAAGGGTGCCGCCCTCAAAGGGAGCTCTCCCTTCACctaccccagccccagcctcctcgGCATGAAGGAGCTTTAGGCTCTTGCTGAAGGGGAAAAGCCTAGCCCCAGCTAGGGAGGGTGGAGAGCGGCGGAAAACCGGCCGGTGTCTCCATGGCGGGAGCGGCCGCCCTTCCCCAGCTCCCCGGCCCCGAGATCATTCCCCGTGGCAGGCCCTCACCCCGCGGGTGAGCCCCCTCCTTCTCCCCGCCGTCCCCACACCCCCACGGCTTTGCTGAACGCCCCGGAAAGGCAGCGTCGCAGTACCTCTCCCACCGCGGGGACTCCACGCCGCACATGGCTCCATCCcgggtgggaggctgagggagtaAGGGGGGAGAGCGCGGGTGAAAAAGACGCCGAGCTCCTCCCGGGAAGGGGGCGACAGCACCACGCCTTGCGCGTAGCCCGGCGATCGGGCCCCCTGCGTGGTGAGGGAGAACCCCAGAGCCGCTCGCACCTACCTCCCTCCGGTCGGCGGCTGCCCCCACCCGGGAGAACCGAAGCCTCTACCGTGGCGTCGCCAACCTAGCCTTCTCGATCGAGGAGGGCGGGAGGAGTGGGTGGGAAAAGCAACTCGCCCCCCGCAAAATTCTCAGCGCGCCCCCATCtctccatccatttatccatccatccatcca from Rhinopithecus roxellana isolate Shanxi Qingling chromosome 9, ASM756505v1, whole genome shotgun sequence encodes the following:
- the EGR3 gene encoding early growth response protein 3 isoform X1, with protein sequence MTGKLAEKLPVTMSSLLNQLPDNLYPEEIPSALNLFSGSSDSVVHYNQMATENVMDIGLTNEKPNPELSYSGSFQPAPGNKTVTYLGKFAFDSPSNWCQDNIISLMSAGILGVPPASGALSTQTSTASMVQPPQGDVEAMYPALPPYSNCGDLYSEPVSFHDPQGNPGLAYSPQDYQSAKPALDSNLFPMIPDYNLYHHPNDMGSIPEHKPFQGMDPIRVNPPPITPLETIKAFKDKQIHPGFGSLPQPPLTLKPIRPRKYPNRPSKTPLHERPHACPAEGCDRRFSRSDELTRHLRIHTGHKPFQCRICMRSFSRSDHLTTHIRTHTGEKPFACEFCGRKFARSDERKRHAKIHLKQKEKKAEKGGAPSASSAPPVSLAPVVTTCA
- the EGR3 gene encoding early growth response protein 3 isoform X2 → MDIGLTNEKPNPELSYSGSFQPAPGNKTVTYLGKFAFDSPSNWCQDNIISLMSAGILGVPPASGALSTQTSTASMVQPPQGDVEAMYPALPPYSNCGDLYSEPVSFHDPQGNPGLAYSPQDYQSAKPALDSNLFPMIPDYNLYHHPNDMGSIPEHKPFQGMDPIRVNPPPITPLETIKAFKDKQIHPGFGSLPQPPLTLKPIRPRKYPNRPSKTPLHERPHACPAEGCDRRFSRSDELTRHLRIHTGHKPFQCRICMRSFSRSDHLTTHIRTHTGEKPFACEFCGRKFARSDERKRHAKIHLKQKEKKAEKGGAPSASSAPPVSLAPVVTTCA